In Arachis hypogaea cultivar Tifrunner chromosome 17, arahy.Tifrunner.gnm2.J5K5, whole genome shotgun sequence, a single window of DNA contains:
- the LOC112765215 gene encoding uncharacterized protein, with protein sequence MARLLLVHPVLSAVVLGLLVALSTPGASARPCRSFLISSYTFSLPSSDDPSLPSSSTLTTFTEIHSFRHFPSKVFFTRSISDSSVGMTEPRRRSPETRPAATLGFSAEEFGSLRDRTKDLLSVFAALLFGVGCGALTATTIYLVWSSFSSRHDYSYDDYLDDEEDEKINNSKKLGYVKIPEAKAEAIPAPTKDAV encoded by the coding sequence ATGGCCCGACTACTCCTCGTCCACCCGGTGCTGTCCGCCGTCGTCCTCGGCCTCCTCGTCGCACTGTCCACCCCTGGCGCCTCCGCTCGCCCCTGCCGGAGCTTCCTCATCTCCTCCTACACCTTCTCCCTTCCCTCATCGGACGATCCATCCCTCCCTTCCAGCTCTACCCTCACCACCTTCACTGAGATCCACTCCTTCCGCCACTTCCCCTCCAAGGTCTTCTTCACACGTAGCATCAGTGATTCCTCCGTCGGCATGACAGAGCCCCGCCGCCGTTCCCCTGAAACTCGCCCCGCCGCGACACTCGGATTCTCCGCTGAAGAATTCGGCTCCCTCCGTGACCGCACCAAGGACCTCCTCTCCGTCTTCGCCGCTCTCCTCTTCGGCGTCGGCTGCGGCGCCCTCACTGCCACCACCATATACCTCGTCTGGTCCTCGTTCTCCAGCCGCCACGATTACAGTTACGACGATTACCTTGACGACGAGGAAGACGAGAAGATCAATAACTCTAAGAAGTTAGGGTACGTGAAGATTCCGGAGGCAAAGGCGGAGGCTATTCCGGCTCCGACCAAGGATGCGGTATGA